A single region of the Triticum dicoccoides isolate Atlit2015 ecotype Zavitan chromosome 2B, WEW_v2.0, whole genome shotgun sequence genome encodes:
- the LOC119361968 gene encoding disease resistance protein RGA4-like — protein MVPTCDPALGSVCTFFLPKIWSAIWQKEKLDIEVQSLKAELRHVLGIIQDCRLRGSDPGGTLNIAKLRQMANEIEDCIQSCQIAKTLKTRADLIRMIPNLKERSKELGENYKAQQKSVPPSTREESTTSRHQGSSGGSGASGHGQSLPGGDSGVVEPSCTDPVDMDGRIKELLELVKRSASETKSNQLKVISISGFCGIGKTLLADQVYFHKDCAQPQFAVRARVFAAGKSHDEVLEEILEQVLSTSENDGEIRPQHNGKLSHGRAPQSKIPHPRNKSVNDKGKKKVRTSSHWQNGELDHGRATQCVIERLRSHLKNKRFLILIVDIQIWTDIASVLEGVGEMHSRVIVTTTIQSIATKWASPKNHLYKMSTLNEVYSAVLFFKKFKGKEYKGLHKDELHSSKLLLEKCEGLPLALISTAKFLSGRILDNKACSEAWKRLCGTENEETSMLQKMQLVLANTCAGLSGTNMTPALMDCLFYFSMFPPNHQVRKNSLVRRLLAEGMEQNDAGEKINVEELIHRLIDRSIIQSMEVSTGGDVKRCKASSLMYEYIFHRSMSEEFMAVFSDLMDNGFNEKGYVRRLSIHATETGIGQAKLPDDLSHLHTLAVFDTKKPEATRDLANHLFGGKGILAKHKVLRVLDLKECAGLDEKHLQTICNLLLLKYLSLGDSIVRVPRKIAQLKLLETLDLSRTKVVTVYIEVFGLPKLTHLLGKVRLSARDSVFGVEKWKRFLANKCKLDTLAGFITGRSEALPQLIGHMRKLNKVKIWIHSTADRRNLEHLTEGIKEFVRKDRYESEAGRSLSIDFSGCIEEYLERSLHFLNLEGPHTDEMQESANIQGNAQGAKSEQQEDSKQCMSTDGSSGRNEIKDMKDDNQEYQTEKGEGTVKKQDNAQGEQINQEDRAQKYLGSQGGSTSSQIKNMSENSQDYQTQEKEEAKEVPDYDDANSKNGTGIMQVLVEIQTELDERPSKLTSLKLGGKLPKFPVQLVTQMTGIQRLCLSSTGLSGKDIVDALSVLPSLIYLKLRDDDLRHLNIENKQFPSLRHVCFSVKDGNLPCPTFIQQFCNLHEVYLHANLDYEARRLWKEASESHPERPRIFFAESKYEGTSSEAVTQNQ, from the exons ATGGTTCCGACCTGTGACCCTGCACTCGGCTCCGTCTGCACCTTCTTCCTGCCGAAGATCTGGTCAGCGATTTGGCAAAAGGAAAAGCTTGATATTGAAGTCCAATCCTTGAAGGCCGAGCTTCGGCATGTACTAGGAATTATTCAGGACTGTCGTTTGAGGGGCAGCGATCCGGGGGGAACCCTGAATATTGCAAAGCTCAgacaaatggcaaatgaaatagaaGACTGCATACAAAGCTGCCAGATCGCGAAGACTCTGAAGACGCGCGCAGACCTTATTAGAATGATTCCTAACCTCAAGGAAAGATCAAAAGAACTGGGAGAAAATTATAAGGCCCAGCAGAAATCAGTACCACCATCCACGAGAGAGGAATCAACGACCTCAAGACATCAAGGAAGTTCTGGAGGTTCCGGAGCTTCTGGACATGGACAATCATTGCCTGGAGGTGACTCTGGAGTTGTAGAGCCATCCTGTACTGATCCCGTGGACATGGATGGTCGAATCAAAGAGCTTCTGGAGCTGGTGAAGAGATCTGCTAGTGAAACGAAAAGTAATCAGCTCAAGGTGATCTCCATCTCTGGATTCTGTGGCATAGGTAAGACTCTTCTTGCCGATCAAGTTTATTTCCACAAAGATTGCGCGCAGCCGCAGTTCGCTGTGCGTGCTCGGGTCTTTGCTGCCGGAAAGAGCCATGACGAGGTCCTCGAAGAGATACTTGAGCAAGTACTCAGCACTAGTGAGAATGATGGAGAGATACGACCACAACACAATGGCAAACTTAGTCATGGTCGAGCCCCACAATCCAAAATTCCACACCCAAGGAATAAAAG TGTGAATGACAAGGGCAAGAAGAAAGTTCGGACTTCTTCACACTGGCAAAATGGCGAGCTTGATCACGGTCGAGCCACACAGTGTGTTATTGAACGTCTCAGATCACACCTGAAGAATAAAAG GTTCCTGATCCTAATtgtggatattcagatatggactGACATAGCATCTGTTTTAGAGGGAGTCGGTGAAATGCACAGTAGGGTTATCGTCACAACAACCATTCAGAGCATAGCAACAAAATGGGCATCTCCAAAGAACCACCTGTATAAAATGAGTACACTTAATGAAGTCTACTCGGCAGTGCTGTTCTtcaagaaattcaaaggaaaagaATACAAAGGGCTGCATAAGGATGAATTACATTCATCAAAGTTACTCTTGGAAAAATGTGAAGGTCTTCCTCTTGCTCTTATCAGCACAGCAAAATTTTTGAGTGGTCGTATCCTGGACAATAAAGCATGTTCAGAAGCCTGGAAGAGGCTTTGTGGTACAGAAAATGAAGAAACAAGCATGTTACAGAAGATGCAACTTGTGCTAGCCAATACCTGCGCTGGTCTTTCTGGTACTAATATGACTCCTGCCCTCATGGATTGCTTGTTCTATTTCAGCATGTTCCCACCAAACCATCAGGTCAGGAAAAATTCTCTAGTGAGGCGATTGCTGGCTGAAGGAATGGAACAAAATGATGCAGGAGAGAAAATTAATGTGGAGGAGCTCATCCATCGACTGATCGATCGAAGTATCATTCAGTCCATGGAAGTGAGCACGGGGGGAGATGTTAAGAGATGCAAAGCTTCTAGCCTAATGTACGAGTACATTTTCCACAGGTCTATGTCCGAGGAATTCATGGCGGTGTTCTCTGACTTGATGGACAATGGCTTTAATGAAAAGGGGTATGTCCGCCGACTTTCTATCCATGCTACAGAAACTGGGATTGGGCAAGCAAAATTGCCTGATGATTTATCCCATCTCCATACTCTAGCGGTATTCGACACTAAGAAACCAGAAGCTACGAGGGATCTTGCCAATCATTTGTTTGGGGGGAAAGGGATTCTTGCCAAGCATAAAGTACTTCGGGTTTTGGATTTGAAAGAATGTGCTGGTCTTGATGAAAAACATCTTCAAACCATATGCAACCTGTTGTTGCTGAAATATCTGAGCCTCGGGGACAGTATTGTTCGGGTTCCAAGGAAAATAGCACAGCTTAAACTGTTGGAAACACTCGACCTAAGTAGAACCAAAGTAGTGACAGTGTACATAGAAGTCTTTGGGCTCCCCAAATTAACACATCTTCTTGGGAAGGTTCGACTCTCTGCAAGGGACTCTGTATTCGGAGTGGAAAAGTGGAAAAGGTTCTTGGCCAATAAATGTAAGTTGGACACCCTTGCAGGATTCATCACCGGCAGGAGTGAAGCATTACCGCAACTGATAGGTCATATGCGGAAACTGAATAAGGTGAAAATATGGATCCATTCCACCGCTGATAGGAGAAACTTGGAACATCTAACAGAAGGCATCAAGGAATTCGTCAGAAAGGACAGGTATGAAAGTGAGGCTGGTCGGTCACTATCAATTGACTTCTCAGGGTGCATAGAAGAATATTTAGAACGATCCTTGCATTTCCTAAACCTAGAAGGTCCTCACACAGATGAGATGCAAGAAAGTGCGAACATTCAAGGCAATGCTCAAGGGGCTAAAAGTGAACAACAAGAAGATTCAAAGCAATGTATGAGCACCGATGGTAGCAGTGGGAGAAATGAAATCAAAGATATGAAAGATGACAACCAAGAGTATCAGACAGAAAAGGGGGAAGGCACTGTGAAAAAGCAAGACAATGCCCAAGGGGAACAAATAAACCAAGAAGACAGAGCTCAAAAATATCTCGGCAGCCAAGGTGGcagtacgagcagtcaaatcaaaaATATGTCAGAGAATAGCCAAGACTATCAGACACAAGAAAAAGAAGAGGCAAAAGAAGTTCCCGACTATGATGATGCCAATTCAAAAAATGGAACTGGGATAATGCAAGTCCTTGTGGAGATCCAGACAGAACTTGATGAACGCCCCAGCAAGCTTACCTCACTCAAACTGGGTGGAAAGCTGCCAAAATTCCCTGTTCAGTTAGTTACACAGATGACTGGCATTCAGAGGTTGTGCCTTTCATCTACAGGTCTGTCTGGGAAAGATATTGTAGACGCCCTCAGTGTATTGCCCAGCTTGATTTATCTAAAGCTGCGTGACGATGACTTACGTCACCTCAACATCGAAAATAAGCAATTTCCAAGCCTGCGACATGTATGCTTTTCGGTGAAAGATGGCAATCTGCCGTGCCCAACATTTATACAACAGTTCTGTAATCTTCACGAAGTGTATCTGCATGCTAATCTGGATTACGAAGCAAGACGCCTCTGGAAAGAAGCTTCAGAGAGCCATCCTGAGAGGCCGAGGATTTTTTTCGCCGAAAGCAAATATGAGGGAACTTCATCGGAAGCTGTGACCCAAAACCAGTAA